From the genome of Hydrogenophilus thermoluteolus, one region includes:
- the gmk gene encoding guanylate kinase, with protein MNTTTNPTVNFAGTLFVVSAPSGAGKTTLVHRLIESDPLLRLSVSYTTRAPRPGEQNGVHYHFVSPAQFRTMVENGAFLEWAEVHGNYYGTARAWVEAELTAGHDVLLEIDWQGARQIKARFPACVTIFILPPSFAELEARLRKRASDSDAVIAKRLANAHEELRHVHEFEYAIINDCLDVATQELIAVVTAERCRTAKQAARHRKLFSEIAALSPTH; from the coding sequence TCAACTTCGCCGGAACGCTCTTCGTGGTCAGCGCACCATCCGGAGCGGGCAAAACCACCCTCGTCCACCGCCTGATCGAGTCCGACCCGCTCCTTCGCCTCTCGGTCTCCTATACCACACGCGCTCCACGCCCTGGCGAACAAAACGGCGTTCACTACCACTTCGTTTCCCCAGCGCAATTTCGCACGATGGTCGAAAACGGCGCCTTTCTCGAATGGGCCGAAGTCCACGGCAACTACTACGGAACCGCGCGCGCGTGGGTCGAGGCGGAACTCACAGCTGGCCACGACGTATTGCTGGAAATCGATTGGCAAGGCGCGCGACAGATCAAAGCGCGTTTCCCCGCCTGCGTCACGATCTTCATCCTCCCCCCCTCGTTTGCCGAACTGGAAGCGCGGCTGCGCAAACGGGCTTCGGACTCGGACGCGGTGATCGCGAAACGCCTTGCGAACGCCCATGAGGAACTTCGCCACGTCCATGAGTTCGAATATGCTATCATCAATGATTGCTTGGACGTCGCAACCCAAGAACTCATCGCGGTCGTTACCGCTGAACGGTGCCGTACCGCCAAACAGGCTGCACGGCATCGGAAACTTTTCTCGGAAATTGCCGCATTGTCCCCAACGCATTGA
- the rpoZ gene encoding DNA-directed RNA polymerase subunit omega, which translates to MARITADDCLKKIPNRFEMTLAAATRARQLSLGAEPLIPLKPNSKDKPTVIALREIAAGAVGAEILEKRNT; encoded by the coding sequence ATGGCACGCATCACTGCAGACGACTGTCTCAAAAAGATCCCCAACCGCTTCGAAATGACGCTCGCCGCCGCAACGCGCGCGCGGCAGTTGAGTCTTGGCGCGGAACCGCTGATTCCGCTCAAACCCAACAGCAAAGACAAACCCACCGTGATCGCGCTGCGGGAAATCGCCGCCGGTGCGGTGGGCGCAGAGATCCTGGAAAAACGCAACACCTGA
- a CDS encoding RelA/SpoT family protein — protein sequence MADAPPPAAAAAPPSRLSPFQPQNIPVTYGALRKTLATYLDAAALARIDDAVHFAAWAHEGQKRASGEPYVTHPIAVAEISAQWHIDDNGIIAALLHDVIEDCGVKKHEIAHRYGTTVAELVDALTKLEKLESQTVEEAQAQNFRKMFLAMARDVRVILIKLADRLHNMRTLSALKSHKRRRIAHETLEIFAPIAHRLGLNALFRELQDLAFAAEHPWRHAVLAAAVETARGANAQLLDELHDAVATALAEWGIHAEIYRREKHLYSIYQKMRQKHLPFEQILDLFGLRIVTTDEPSCYLALGAIHRHFKPIPGKLKDYIALPKPNGYQSLHTTVIGPQGVPLEIQIRTVQQHRFAEQGVAAHWLYKSAEPASDAERQTHAWLQSLLELQAESEAHDFLEAVRIDLYPNEVFVFSPRGEIFSLPRGATAVDFAYAIHSEVGHAAIACRINGELMPLRTELNNGDRVEIITSNTPSPNPAWLNFVRTARARAAIRRFLRQETQEQAVILGERLLDQALRPYGLTLGAISALTWDRLLRQLSGKSKKQLLQEVGLGHRNAIALAELLVAAQDHESGRSGLLKPQPLSRLKVGERADASITFATCCRPVPGDDIVGILRQGHGLDIHRSECPIVRRGGKPRWVEVTWSDTIPESRHFPAALTVVARDEIGMLARISAAIAQEGGNIVHVQLDAQPEATTLIQFVIDVRDRVHLARIIKRLRRERGLVRIQRLLANHGERR from the coding sequence ATGGCAGACGCACCCCCTCCCGCTGCGGCTGCCGCGCCGCCTTCCCGGCTCAGCCCTTTTCAACCACAAAACATCCCGGTCACTTACGGCGCGCTGCGCAAAACGCTCGCTACCTACCTTGACGCCGCAGCGCTTGCCCGAATCGACGATGCGGTCCATTTCGCCGCATGGGCCCATGAGGGCCAGAAGCGCGCAAGTGGCGAACCCTACGTCACCCATCCGATCGCGGTTGCCGAAATCTCGGCGCAGTGGCACATCGACGACAACGGCATCATCGCGGCGCTGCTCCACGACGTGATCGAAGATTGCGGCGTCAAGAAGCACGAAATCGCGCACCGCTACGGCACCACCGTTGCCGAACTGGTCGATGCGCTCACCAAACTCGAAAAGCTGGAATCGCAAACCGTCGAAGAGGCACAAGCGCAGAACTTTCGCAAAATGTTCCTTGCGATGGCGCGCGACGTGCGGGTGATTTTGATCAAACTCGCCGACCGCCTCCACAACATGCGCACCCTTTCGGCGCTCAAATCCCACAAACGGCGGCGCATCGCCCATGAAACCCTCGAAATCTTCGCCCCGATCGCCCACCGTTTGGGGCTGAACGCCCTCTTTCGCGAACTCCAAGACCTGGCGTTTGCCGCCGAACACCCGTGGCGGCACGCAGTGCTCGCTGCCGCGGTCGAAACGGCGCGCGGCGCCAACGCGCAACTGCTCGACGAACTGCACGATGCGGTGGCAACCGCGCTCGCCGAATGGGGCATCCATGCCGAAATCTACCGCCGCGAAAAGCACCTCTACTCGATCTACCAGAAGATGCGGCAAAAGCATCTTCCCTTCGAGCAGATCCTCGACCTTTTCGGCCTGCGCATCGTCACCACCGACGAACCAAGCTGCTACCTCGCCCTGGGCGCGATCCATCGCCACTTCAAACCGATCCCCGGCAAACTCAAAGACTACATTGCACTCCCCAAGCCGAACGGCTACCAGTCGCTCCACACCACGGTGATCGGCCCACAAGGCGTGCCGCTCGAAATCCAGATTCGCACGGTCCAGCAACACCGTTTCGCCGAACAAGGGGTCGCCGCCCATTGGCTCTACAAAAGCGCCGAACCCGCGAGCGACGCCGAACGGCAAACCCACGCGTGGCTGCAGTCGCTCCTGGAACTCCAAGCCGAAAGCGAAGCGCACGACTTCCTCGAAGCGGTGCGTATCGACCTCTACCCCAACGAAGTCTTCGTCTTTTCCCCGCGCGGCGAGATCTTTTCCCTGCCACGCGGCGCCACCGCAGTCGACTTCGCGTACGCGATCCACTCCGAAGTGGGCCACGCAGCGATCGCGTGCCGCATCAACGGTGAGCTGATGCCGCTGCGCACCGAGCTCAACAACGGCGACCGCGTCGAAATCATCACCAGCAACACCCCAAGCCCCAACCCCGCGTGGCTCAACTTCGTCCGCACCGCGCGCGCCCGCGCCGCGATCCGCCGCTTCCTGCGGCAAGAGACCCAAGAGCAGGCGGTGATCCTGGGTGAACGGCTGCTCGACCAAGCGCTGCGCCCCTACGGTCTGACCTTGGGCGCGATCTCCGCGCTCACGTGGGACCGGCTGCTGCGCCAACTCTCGGGCAAAAGCAAAAAGCAACTCCTGCAAGAGGTGGGTTTGGGGCACCGCAACGCGATCGCGCTCGCTGAACTCCTCGTTGCCGCACAGGACCACGAGAGCGGCCGCAGCGGCCTTCTGAAACCACAACCGCTCTCCCGCCTCAAAGTGGGCGAACGCGCCGACGCCTCGATCACCTTCGCCACCTGTTGCCGCCCCGTGCCCGGCGACGACATCGTCGGCATCCTGCGGCAAGGGCACGGCCTCGACATCCACCGCAGCGAATGCCCCATCGTGCGCCGCGGCGGCAAACCGCGCTGGGTCGAAGTCACATGGAGCGACACCATCCCCGAATCGCGTCACTTCCCCGCGGCGCTCACCGTCGTCGCCCGTGACGAAATCGGAATGCTTGCGCGGATCAGCGCCGCAATCGCACAGGAAGGCGGCAACATCGTCCATGTCCAGCTCGACGCGCAACCCGAAGCCACCACCCTGATCCAATTCGTGATCGACGTGCGCGACCGCGTCCATTTGGCGCGCATCATCAAACGGCTCCGCCGGGAACGGGGCCTTGTGCGCATCCAACGCCTTTTGGCAAACCATGGTGAACGCCGCTAA
- the gluQRS gene encoding tRNA glutamyl-Q(34) synthetase GluQRS, with protein MVNAANANPTAAPAASADPNPATEPAPPPFAYHGRFAPSPTGALHFGSLVAALASYCDARAHQGYWHVRIDDLDTPRVVPGAAETILRQLEACALEWDGPVTYQSHHRDAYRDAFETLRQNGRLYPCGCTRKDLADAPRAIDGSRRYPGTCRNGLAPQRTPRAWRYRTTETLSFCDRIQGRVTENLPEDLGDFIVWRADGVAAYQLAVVVDDAQIGVTHVVRGADLLGSTCRQIALARALDLPVPQYAHVPVALAANGQKLSKQNLAPPLPYDDPRTLAAALVAALTFLRQNPPKALCNASPKTIVAWAVAHWTPAAIPAVTTLPVAGTTAASLGTLTLSGATR; from the coding sequence ATGGTGAACGCCGCTAACGCGAACCCAACCGCGGCACCTGCAGCCAGCGCTGACCCAAACCCCGCCACGGAACCCGCACCACCGCCCTTCGCGTATCACGGCCGCTTCGCCCCCTCGCCCACCGGGGCGCTCCACTTCGGCTCGCTCGTCGCGGCGCTCGCGAGCTACTGCGACGCGCGCGCGCATCAGGGATATTGGCACGTTCGGATCGACGACCTCGACACCCCTCGGGTCGTTCCGGGTGCCGCCGAAACGATCCTTCGCCAACTCGAAGCGTGCGCACTCGAATGGGACGGCCCCGTCACCTACCAGTCGCACCACCGCGACGCCTACCGCGACGCGTTCGAAACCTTACGCCAAAACGGTCGCCTCTACCCGTGCGGCTGCACGCGCAAAGACCTTGCCGACGCCCCGCGCGCCATCGACGGCAGTCGCCGCTACCCCGGCACCTGCCGCAACGGCCTTGCCCCTCAGCGCACACCCCGGGCGTGGCGCTACCGCACCACCGAAACCCTGAGCTTTTGCGACCGCATCCAAGGGCGCGTCACTGAAAACCTCCCCGAAGATCTGGGCGACTTCATCGTCTGGCGTGCCGATGGGGTTGCCGCGTACCAGCTGGCGGTCGTGGTCGACGACGCGCAGATCGGCGTCACCCACGTCGTCCGCGGCGCCGATCTCCTCGGCTCCACCTGCCGCCAGATTGCGCTCGCTCGGGCGCTGGACCTACCCGTTCCCCAGTACGCCCACGTACCGGTCGCGCTTGCAGCGAACGGCCAGAAACTCTCGAAACAGAACCTCGCGCCACCGCTCCCCTACGACGACCCCCGAACACTTGCCGCTGCGCTCGTTGCCGCGCTCACCTTTTTGCGGCAAAATCCCCCAAAGGCGCTCTGCAACGCATCCCCGAAAACCATCGTGGCATGGGCCGTTGCCCACTGGACCCCAGCCGCGATACCCGCAGTCACCACGTTGCCGGTGGCCGGTACGACCGCAGCTTCACTTGGCACATTGACCCTTTCCGGAGCCACACGATGA
- a CDS encoding CoA-binding protein: MIPNPNDETLKTLLTNARRIAVVGISDKPDRASYRVARYLRDAGYEILPINPRLTTWEGLPAYPTLADVPGAIDIIDVFRKAEDVPPVVTAALAKGCQTFWLQLGIRNDAAVEPLIARGITVVQDRCLKIEHQRLITPPN, encoded by the coding sequence ATGATCCCCAACCCAAACGACGAAACGCTCAAAACGCTCCTTACGAACGCGCGCCGCATCGCAGTGGTCGGCATCTCCGACAAGCCCGACCGCGCGAGCTACCGCGTCGCACGCTATCTGCGCGACGCCGGCTACGAAATCCTCCCGATCAACCCGCGGCTAACCACCTGGGAAGGCTTGCCCGCCTACCCGACGCTCGCTGACGTGCCCGGTGCGATCGACATCATCGACGTCTTTCGCAAAGCCGAAGACGTCCCGCCAGTGGTCACCGCAGCGCTCGCCAAAGGGTGCCAAACCTTCTGGCTACAGCTTGGGATCCGCAACGACGCAGCGGTAGAACCCCTGATCGCGCGCGGCATCACCGTCGTGCAAGACCGATGCCTCAAAATCGAACATCAGCGGCTCATCACCCCGCCGAACTGA
- a CDS encoding ATP-binding protein, with protein MLGRRKLPIGIQTFAKIRNEGYYYVDKTPLVALLAESGGAYFLSRPRRFGKSLFLDTVAEAFAGNRVLFEGGARAERLGADPQAAARPRLYLADHWDWGKRHPIVRVSFAEGRLERRAQLEEHIHAVLEENAERLAVPISDRASDVHIRFQQLISRVAERYGERVVVLIDEYDKPILDNLTEPQVARAMREGLRNFYSVLKGRDADLRFVLLTGVSKFSKVSLYSGLNHLRDITLSRAFATICGYTEHDLDSVFQPEFAAAAEAGVPLERETVRRWYNGYAWEGEPVYNPFDILLLFAERVFRPWWFETGTSSYLVDWLRSRGYFTPALEQTFATEQLLSAFDVDHIEPEAMLWQSGYLTIEAAIPSHRGVVYRLRLPNQEVRSALNEALLTVWAPPQVNALANAATFAVYDILAKGDATALRDHFERLFAAIPHDWYRKNPIAQYEGYFASVCYSHLASLGVTIVAEDVTNQGRIDLTVQHGGTVWVFEFKVGEGQGAQEALAQLRARDYAAKYRNAPGVTQVVEVGVAFSPRTKRIAGWEVNRIAVSSAG; from the coding sequence ATGCTCGGCCGTCGCAAACTTCCCATTGGTATTCAGACCTTTGCGAAGATCCGCAACGAAGGTTACTACTACGTGGATAAGACCCCGCTCGTTGCCCTGCTTGCCGAGAGTGGCGGCGCCTATTTTCTGTCTCGTCCACGCCGCTTCGGCAAGTCGCTTTTCCTCGATACCGTGGCCGAAGCTTTTGCCGGAAATCGTGTGCTGTTCGAGGGGGGAGCGCGCGCCGAGCGGCTTGGGGCTGATCCGCAAGCGGCTGCGCGCCCGCGGCTTTATCTTGCCGACCATTGGGATTGGGGCAAGCGCCATCCGATCGTTCGGGTTTCGTTTGCCGAGGGGCGATTGGAGCGGCGGGCGCAGCTCGAGGAACACATCCATGCGGTCCTGGAAGAGAACGCGGAGCGGTTAGCAGTGCCGATCTCGGATCGCGCAAGCGACGTCCATATCCGGTTTCAACAGCTGATTTCGCGCGTGGCAGAGCGGTACGGCGAGCGGGTGGTGGTATTGATCGACGAGTACGACAAGCCGATCCTCGACAATCTCACCGAACCGCAGGTGGCGCGGGCGATGCGCGAGGGGTTGCGAAACTTCTACTCGGTACTGAAGGGGCGTGATGCCGATCTGCGCTTCGTATTGCTGACCGGCGTTTCGAAGTTCAGCAAGGTTTCGCTCTATTCCGGGTTGAACCATCTGCGTGACATTACTTTGTCGCGCGCGTTCGCCACGATCTGTGGCTATACGGAGCACGATCTCGATTCCGTTTTTCAGCCCGAGTTCGCCGCAGCGGCAGAAGCGGGTGTGCCATTGGAGCGGGAAACGGTGCGCCGATGGTATAACGGGTACGCGTGGGAGGGCGAGCCGGTATACAACCCGTTCGACATCTTGCTGCTTTTTGCCGAACGTGTCTTTCGGCCCTGGTGGTTCGAGACGGGGACCTCTTCGTATTTGGTCGACTGGCTTCGCTCACGCGGCTACTTTACCCCTGCGCTGGAACAGACCTTCGCCACGGAACAGCTGCTGTCGGCGTTCGATGTCGATCATATCGAACCGGAAGCGATGCTGTGGCAGAGCGGTTACCTGACGATCGAGGCGGCTATCCCTTCCCATAGGGGAGTGGTCTACCGCTTGCGGTTGCCTAACCAAGAGGTGCGCTCTGCGCTCAACGAGGCGTTGCTCACCGTCTGGGCGCCGCCACAGGTCAATGCGCTTGCCAACGCGGCTACCTTTGCTGTGTACGACATTTTGGCCAAGGGTGATGCGACCGCGCTGCGCGATCATTTCGAACGGCTTTTTGCGGCGATACCGCACGATTGGTATCGTAAGAACCCGATCGCGCAGTACGAGGGCTATTTCGCGAGTGTCTGTTACAGCCATTTGGCAAGCCTGGGCGTGACCATCGTTGCCGAGGATGTCACGAACCAGGGTCGGATCGATCTGACGGTGCAGCACGGCGGTACCGTTTGGGTCTTCGAATTCAAGGTGGGGGAAGGGCAAGGGGCACAGGAGGCGCTTGCTCAGCTTCGAGCCCGGGATTATGCCGCGAAGTACCGCAATGCACCCGGCGTGACCCAAGTGGTCGAGGTCGGGGTGGCCTTTTCGCCGCGCACAAAGCGCATTGCCGGTTGGGAGGTGAATCGGATTGCGGTCAGTTCGGCGGGGTGA
- a CDS encoding DnaJ C-terminal domain-containing protein gives MEFRDYYQILGVPRTATQDEIKKAYRKLARQYHPDVSKEPDAEQKMKAINEAYAVLSDPEKRAAYDQLGAHYQAGQEFRPPPGWDAGFEFRGGPFDAAEMGDFSDFFAELFGRMGAGHRAHHRAHTGTQAFRGEDHHAKILIDLEEAYRGGTKTVTLRTAEFDAHGHLVVKPRTLEIKIPKGIREGQIIRLAGQGGPGIHGGPNGDLLLEVHFRPSADYRVTGRDVYRKLPLAPWEAALGAVVPVRLPDGSELKVRVPAGAQNGKTLRVKGRGIPGNPPGDLYLELTVVLPQPANDAQRAAYEALANAFPEFDARSHA, from the coding sequence ATGGAATTTCGCGACTACTACCAAATCTTGGGTGTGCCGCGCACTGCGACCCAGGACGAGATCAAAAAAGCGTACCGCAAACTGGCGCGGCAGTACCACCCAGACGTCTCGAAGGAGCCGGATGCCGAACAGAAGATGAAAGCGATCAACGAAGCCTACGCGGTCCTTTCCGACCCGGAAAAGCGCGCCGCGTACGACCAACTGGGCGCCCACTACCAGGCCGGGCAAGAGTTCCGGCCGCCACCCGGGTGGGACGCCGGCTTCGAATTTCGCGGCGGCCCCTTCGACGCTGCCGAGATGGGCGACTTCTCCGACTTTTTCGCCGAACTCTTCGGCCGCATGGGTGCCGGACACCGAGCCCATCACCGCGCCCACACCGGAACCCAAGCGTTTCGCGGCGAAGACCACCACGCGAAGATCCTCATCGACCTGGAAGAGGCCTACCGCGGTGGCACCAAAACCGTGACCTTGCGCACTGCGGAGTTCGACGCGCACGGCCATCTCGTGGTCAAACCGCGTACGCTCGAAATCAAGATCCCCAAAGGCATCCGCGAAGGGCAGATCATCCGGCTGGCAGGCCAAGGGGGCCCTGGGATCCACGGCGGCCCGAACGGCGACCTGCTGCTCGAAGTCCATTTTCGCCCGAGCGCCGACTACCGCGTCACCGGGCGTGACGTCTACCGGAAACTGCCGCTCGCACCGTGGGAAGCAGCGCTGGGCGCGGTCGTCCCGGTGCGACTGCCCGACGGCAGCGAACTCAAAGTCCGCGTGCCGGCGGGCGCGCAGAACGGCAAGACGCTGCGCGTCAAAGGCCGCGGGATTCCCGGAAACCCGCCGGGCGACCTCTATCTGGAACTCACCGTCGTCCTTCCGCAACCTGCGAACGACGCGCAACGCGCCGCGTATGAGGCGCTTGCGAACGCCTTCCCGGAATTTGACGCAAGGAGCCACGCATGA
- a CDS encoding porin, producing MQKKLIALAVAGLVAAPAMAQSNVTIYGVADAYFGFGSEPGFSVGTGANEKIVNYDLDGNGKIQDNSPKSVSQITGFAPTMSISNKDLSSINSGGLAGSRIGFKGSEDLGNGLKAVFTLEQGYAIDTGAASPSVGDSVFSRQAWVGLQGSFGTVSLGRQYAPGYFVADYDALLSSAISPQSTLSVLNGMTITPNSPARWDNSVKYTGSFDAVNVQAIYSMGNTESDVTGVNDDNKYGLSAAYANGPVNVGVIYHNVGGPGSNPDQKEWLIGAGYDFGVAKVVGSYQKVSDSGNFRDLDAKLWNLGVIVPLGGGNLHFAYAQSTVDNVLTATKAWGGVNSAKDWKPASYTLAYTYPFSKRTTAYAGYQKVDYDGLNDRKTKADDKDLFVVGLNHKF from the coding sequence ATGCAAAAGAAACTGATCGCTCTGGCAGTTGCCGGGCTGGTCGCTGCGCCGGCGATGGCTCAGTCGAACGTGACGATTTATGGCGTGGCGGACGCCTATTTTGGGTTTGGGAGCGAGCCTGGTTTTTCCGTTGGGACTGGCGCAAATGAAAAGATTGTAAATTATGATCTGGATGGTAACGGCAAGATTCAAGACAATTCTCCTAAGTCTGTATCGCAGATTACTGGATTTGCGCCAACCATGTCGATTTCCAATAAAGACCTGTCGTCAATCAATAGCGGCGGGCTGGCCGGTTCCCGTATCGGTTTCAAAGGGTCGGAAGATCTGGGTAATGGCTTGAAAGCGGTCTTTACCCTGGAGCAAGGTTACGCAATCGATACCGGTGCGGCCAGTCCGTCCGTCGGTGACAGCGTCTTCAGCCGTCAAGCGTGGGTCGGGCTGCAGGGCAGCTTCGGTACGGTGTCGCTGGGTCGTCAATACGCGCCGGGGTACTTCGTGGCCGATTATGACGCATTGCTGAGTTCTGCGATCAGCCCGCAATCCACGCTTTCCGTTCTGAACGGCATGACCATTACGCCAAACTCGCCAGCACGTTGGGACAACTCCGTGAAGTACACGGGTAGCTTCGACGCGGTAAACGTGCAAGCCATCTACTCGATGGGTAACACTGAATCGGATGTTACCGGCGTCAACGATGACAACAAATATGGCTTGTCGGCCGCTTACGCCAATGGCCCGGTCAATGTCGGCGTGATCTACCACAACGTGGGTGGCCCGGGTTCCAATCCGGACCAGAAGGAGTGGTTGATCGGTGCTGGGTATGACTTTGGTGTGGCCAAAGTGGTCGGTTCTTATCAGAAGGTGTCGGATTCTGGCAATTTCCGGGATCTCGACGCCAAGTTGTGGAACCTGGGTGTGATCGTGCCGCTGGGCGGTGGCAACCTCCACTTCGCCTACGCGCAAAGCACCGTGGATAATGTGTTGACGGCAACCAAAGCGTGGGGTGGTGTTAACAGCGCTAAGGACTGGAAACCTGCCTCCTACACCTTGGCGTACACCTATCCGTTCTCCAAGCGCACCACCGCGTACGCTGGCTATCAGAAAGTTGACTACGATGGCTTGAACGACCGTAAGACCAAGGCTGACGACAAAGACCTCTTCGTGGTCGGCTTGAACCACAAGTTCTGA
- the rpoH gene encoding RNA polymerase sigma factor RpoH, translated as MREATTMLPQPLASGVHSTAALPAAWQGSLPSPVSSLSRYIQAVNRFPVLSEAEEHELARRFHETNDLDAARKLVLANLRYVVMIARQYFGYGLPEADLIQEGNVGLLKAVRRFDPYKGVRFITFAAYWIKAEIHDYILRNWRLVKIATTKAQKKLFFNLRKLLGSEPLTRAKADAIAETLAVKPEEVAEMHARFAGGDVALEAPIDSDEEADWRAPLAYLPDPSGTPEEAVAEAEAERLSHEGLQQALTQLDERSRAIVTRRWLTEKPATLHELAAEYGISAERVRQIEAAALKKLRVWLSPQADAVL; from the coding sequence ATGCGCGAAGCCACAACGATGCTACCCCAACCGCTTGCATCTGGCGTCCACAGCACCGCGGCGCTGCCCGCGGCGTGGCAGGGGTCGCTACCCAGTCCGGTAAGCAGTTTGTCCCGCTACATTCAGGCGGTGAACCGTTTTCCCGTGCTTTCTGAAGCGGAAGAACACGAACTGGCACGCCGCTTTCATGAAACGAACGACCTGGACGCCGCGCGCAAGCTGGTGCTCGCGAACCTGCGCTACGTGGTGATGATCGCCCGGCAATATTTCGGCTACGGTTTGCCGGAAGCCGACCTCATCCAAGAGGGCAACGTGGGGCTCCTCAAAGCGGTGCGCCGCTTCGACCCGTACAAAGGGGTGCGCTTCATCACGTTTGCGGCGTACTGGATCAAAGCGGAGATCCACGACTATATCCTGCGCAACTGGCGGCTGGTGAAGATCGCGACCACCAAGGCGCAGAAAAAACTCTTCTTCAACCTGCGCAAACTCCTGGGCAGCGAACCGCTCACCCGCGCGAAAGCCGACGCGATCGCCGAAACGCTGGCGGTGAAACCGGAAGAGGTCGCAGAGATGCACGCGCGCTTTGCCGGTGGCGACGTTGCGCTGGAGGCGCCGATCGATAGCGACGAAGAGGCCGACTGGCGCGCGCCGCTCGCCTACCTGCCCGACCCCAGCGGCACGCCGGAAGAAGCGGTTGCCGAAGCGGAAGCGGAACGGTTGAGCCATGAGGGGTTGCAGCAGGCGCTCACGCAGCTCGACGAACGCAGCCGCGCGATCGTCACCCGCCGCTGGCTCACCGAAAAACCGGCAACCCTCCACGAGCTTGCTGCGGAATACGGCATCTCCGCCGAACGGGTGCGGCAGATCGAAGCGGCGGCGCTGAAAAAACTGCGGGTGTGGCTCTCGCCGCAAGCAGACGCGGTGTTATGA
- the thiD gene encoding bifunctional hydroxymethylpyrimidine kinase/phosphomethylpyrimidine kinase — MTEPHSTPIPNCVAIAGVDPSGGAGLLADIKTFTALGAFGCGVVTALTAQNTCGVTAIHTPPPTFLAAQLDTLFADLPVAAIKTGMLGNRAVIETVAAALRRWFPDPAALPPLVVDPVMIATSGDRLLDADAVSVLVEQLLPLATVVTPNLPEAAALTGLPEATSRAEMRRTAERLRALLPATSGRWVVLKGGHLPGDELIDLAFDGETMLEFRAPRQPYGALHGTGCTLAAALTAELGFWYTEKKAASARSPKATPLPPILTADAAQICFAAAHRYLQRAIGACPHIAAGRGAQPLGHMPLRGHNS, encoded by the coding sequence ATGACCGAACCCCACTCCACCCCTATCCCCAACTGCGTCGCGATCGCCGGTGTCGACCCGTCTGGCGGCGCGGGGCTCTTGGCCGACATCAAGACCTTCACCGCACTGGGCGCGTTCGGCTGCGGCGTGGTCACTGCGCTCACCGCGCAGAATACCTGCGGCGTCACTGCGATTCACACCCCGCCCCCCACCTTCCTTGCCGCGCAGCTCGACACCCTCTTCGCCGACCTCCCCGTTGCCGCGATCAAAACCGGGATGCTGGGTAACCGCGCGGTGATCGAAACGGTTGCGGCAGCGTTGCGCCGCTGGTTTCCCGACCCTGCAGCACTGCCGCCCCTTGTCGTCGACCCGGTGATGATCGCGACCAGTGGCGACCGGCTGCTCGATGCCGACGCGGTCTCCGTTTTGGTCGAACAGCTGCTGCCACTTGCGACCGTGGTAACCCCGAACCTGCCGGAAGCCGCAGCGCTCACTGGCTTACCGGAAGCGACGTCGCGCGCCGAAATGCGCCGCACCGCGGAACGGCTGCGTGCACTCCTTCCCGCCACATCCGGGCGATGGGTCGTGCTCAAAGGAGGGCATCTGCCGGGCGACGAGCTGATCGATCTGGCGTTCGATGGGGAAACGATGCTGGAATTCCGCGCCCCCCGCCAACCCTATGGTGCGCTTCACGGCACCGGTTGTACGCTTGCCGCGGCGCTCACTGCGGAACTCGGCTTTTGGTATACAGAAAAGAAAGCGGCTTCCGCACGCAGCCCCAAAGCGACCCCACTCCCCCCGATCCTTACCGCCGATGCCGCCCAAATCTGTTTTGCCGCGGCGCACCGCTACCTGCAACGCGCGATCGGTGCGTGCCCCCACATTGCTGCTGGGCGCGGCGCGCAGCCCCTTGGCCACATGCCGCTTCGCGGTCACAATTCGTAA